The Gemmatimonadaceae bacterium DNA window CGCGCTGGTGCTGCTCGATCTTCACCTCGGTCTGCCGCTTGATGTCCTCCATCACGCGCGCCCGGGCGACTTCGCGCTCGAGACGGCCTAACACGAACCGGATGCGGTCGCCGATGTCCAGCCGCTGCAACACCTCGTCCTTCTCCGAGATGCGCAGATTCATGTTCGTCGCTGCGAGGTCGGCGAACCGCCCCGGGTCGGACATGTTCATCTTGAGAATCGCCGGCACCTCGTCCGGGATGCGATCCACCAGCTCGGCCAGCGTCTCGGCCGCGGCCACGAGGCGCGCCATCAGCTCCTCGCCCTCGATCGGATCCAGCGGCGTTTCCTTGGCCGGCTTGATCACGGCCACCGGATACGGCTCGCGCGACACCACCGACTCGACCACGATGCGCCGGAGTCCCTGAAGGGTGATTTGAATCGTGTCGCCGGGCAGATTGATGCGCTCGTGCACGCGCGCCGCGACGCCCACCCGGCCGACGAATGCGTCGGCGTTGATCGGTTCGTCGTGATCGCCCGTCGCCACGAGCAGTCCCACGATGAGTCCGGGCTCATCGTTGGACCGGATGATGGACAGGTTCTCCGGCGCGCCCATCTGCACGGCGATGGTGCCCAGCGGATAGACGATCGTCGACCGAAGCGCCATGAGCGGCAACGTCGGCGGGAGCTCCGAGCGAAGAATCTCTTCCTTACGCTGTGCGCGAGCCATTTCGGTGGAGTGAGGGGGAAACGGCGAAGAAAACGACGAGTGCTTGCCGGGATCCGGCCGGCGCCGCGGTGGGGCACGATCCAGGGCCTCGATCATCGCGGCGTCGTTGAACTCAATGATACGTCGATCTATCTTTCACGGCTATGTTTGACGAGCTAAGTGACAAGCTGGACGCCGTGTTCACGCGCCTGCGCGGCCGCGGCGTCCTGTCGGAAGCCGACATCAAGGAAGGTCTGCGCGAGATCCGCCGCGTCCTCCTCGAAGCCGACGTCAACTTCCAACTCACCCGCGAATTCCTCGAGCGCGTCGAGCAGAAAGCCGTCGGCGTCTCTGCCCTCCGCACTGTCTCGCCCGGACAGCAACTCGTCAAGATCGTCCACGACGAGCTGACCGCAATGTTGGGCGAACAGCGCGAAGGCCTCCGCATGAGCACCGTGCCGCCCACCGTCGTGCTCATGGTCGGGCTGCAAGGCTCCGGAAAAACGACCACCGCCGCCAAGCTCGCCCGCCGCCTCGCCGGCGAAGGCCGCCCAACCCGGTTGGTCGCCGCCGACGTTTATCGGCCGGCCGCCATCGACCAGCTCGAGACCCTGGCCGCGCAGATCGGTGCGCCTGTCACCGTCGACCGCTCGACCAACGACGTCGTCAAGATCGCCAAGAAAGGCGTCGACGACGCCCGCCGCGCGCGCGAACGCGTGGTCATCATCGACACCGCCGGCCGCCTGCAGATCGACGACGACATGATGCGCGAGCTGTCGCGCCTCAAAGATGCGCTGCACCCGGATGAGATTCTCCTCGTCGCCGACGGCATGACAGGTCAGGACGCCGTCCGCATCGCCAAAGGGTTCAATGACACGCTCGGTATCACCGGCGTCGTGCTCACGAAGATGGACGGCGACGCGCGCGGCGGCGCGGCACTGTCCATCTTCGGCGTCATCAAGAAGCCCATCAAATTCATCGGGCTCGGCGAAAAAACGGACGCGCTCGAGGACTTCTACCCCGACCGCATGGCCGGGCGCATCCTCCAGATGGGCGACATCGTTACCTTCGTCGAGAAGGCGCAGGAGTCCTTCGATGCCGAAGAAGCGAAGCGCCTCGAGAAGAAAGTGCGCCGGGAAGGCTTCGATCTCGAGGACTTTCTCGCCAGCATGAAGCAGATTCAGCGTCTCGGACCTCTGGAAGGGCTGCTCAAGCTGCTGCCGGGGGTCAACGCGAAAATGCTCAAGCAGGCAAAGCTCGATCCCAAGCGGCTCAAGCACGCCGAAGCGATCGTGCTCTCGATGACGAAAGCCGAGCGCAAGACACCCGGGATCATCAACGGCTCGCGGCGCGCGCGCATCGCCAAGGGCGCCGGCCGGCCGATCAGCGAAGTGAACCGCTTGCTGGACCAGTTCCGCGACATGCAGAAGGCGATGAAGCGGATGCAGAAGGAAGGCCGGCCGCCAGGCATGGCGTTCGGTCGTTAGGCGTTAGGCCCCGGGTGCGGTCCGGATCTGCCGGACACGCGATGAGCCCGGTGGAGTGATCACCCAAGTCTCGAAGGAGCAGGCACCATGGCCGTCAGGATTCGCCTCCGCCGCGTTGGGCGGAAAAAACAACCCGTGTACCGGATCGTCGTCACCGACTCGCGCAGCCCGCGCGACGGCCGCTTCATCGAGATGATCGGCAGCTACAACCCGCGCCAGAGCGAGTCGCCGCTGCAGCTGCAGACCGAGCGTGCCGACTACTGGTTAGGCGTAGGCGCCCTGCCCAGCGACACCGTGCGCTCGCTGCTGCGCAAGGCCGGCCTGCTCAAGGCGCGCCACGAAAAACGTGTCGCTGCCCGGCGCCAGGGCAGCGCCGTGCCGGTGCCCGAGACGGAGTGACGTGGGCGCGCCCGCTCCCGAGCTCCTCGTGGTCGGGCGGCTGCGCAAGGCACACGGCATTCGCGGGGCCCTGGTCGTCGAGCCCATGACCGACGCGCCGGACGCGGTGTTCGCGGCCGGCCGTCGGCTCGTCGTCGGCACGCCTAACGGAGATCCCGACCCCGCCGGCCGCACCCTCACCGTCCACACCGTGCGCCCCCAGCCGGACGGATCCCTCATCGTCCAGTTCGACGGCATCGCCGACCGCAGCGAAGCCGAGCGCTGGCGCGACCGCTACCTGCTCGCCGACGCCCGCGACCTCGAGCCGCCCGGCGCCGGCCAGGTCTACGTCCACGAGCTGCCCGGCATGCGCGTCGAGCTGCCGTCCGGCGAGTCGTTAGGCACCGTGGCCGGCGTCCTCGAGCTGCCCCAGGGCCTGGCCCTCGAGATCACCGACGGCGCGCGGAGCGCGCTGCTGCCGTTCCACGCCGAGTTCGTCCGCCACGTCGACCGCGCCGCGCGCCGCATCGTCGCCGTCCCGCCCACCGGATTGTTCGAATGACGCTCCAGGTCAACATCGTCACCATCTTTCCGGAGTTCTTCGCCGCACCGTTAGGCCTGAGCATCCCCGCCCGCGCCGCCGCCGCCGGTGCCGCCGCCTACCGCCTCATCGACCTCCGCGACTTCACCCACGATCGCCACCGCACCGTCGACGACTACCCCTTCGGCGGCGGACCCGGCATGGTCATGAAACCGGAGCCGTTCTTCGAGGCCGTCGAATCGCTCGACGCCACCGGACCCGTCGTCCTCGTCTCCGCCCGCGGCCGCGCCTTCACGCACGCCGATGCCGTACGCTACGCCGCCGGCGACACCCTCACGATCCTCTGCGGCCACTACAAGGACGTCGACCAACGCGTCGCCGACCATCTCGCCACCGAAGAAATCTCCATCGGCGACTACGTCCTGAGCGGCGGTGAGCCCGCCGCCCTCGTCATCGTCGATGCAACCGTCCGACTCCTCGAAGGCGCGATGTCGGACATGGACAGCGCACGCACCGACTCCCACTGGACCGGTGGCTTGAGCGCGCCAAGTTACACGCGACCCGCCATCTTTCGCGGCTTCGCCGTGCCCGACGTCCTCATGTCCGGCGACCATAAGCGCATTGAAGCGTGGCGCCGCCACGCAAGCGAACGCTTGACGCGCGACCGACTCGCCGGCAGCGAGACCGCCGGAACGCCTCATGCGGATGATCCGCCGCAGCCGTGAGACCCGCTCGCGACCTTTCGACGCACCACCACGCGCCCACCATGAAATCGATCAACCCTGCCACCGGACAAACGCTCGACGAGTTCGACGAGCTCACCGACGCCGAGCTCGATGCCTGTCTCGAGCGTGCCGCACGAGCCTTCGAGCACCACCGCCTGACCAGCTTCGCCGAACGAGCGCGCCGCATGACGCGCGCTGCCGAAATCCTCGAGAGCGAAAAGAATGACCTCGGCGCCGTCATGACGCTCGAGATGGGCAAACCGCTGCGCAGCGCGGCCGAGGAAGCCGCCAAGTGCGCGTGGGTCTGCCGCCACTATGCCGAGCACGCCCAGGCGCTGCTCGCCGACGAAGACGTGAAAACCGAGGCGTCACGCAGCTACATCGCCTGTCAACCGTTAGGCGCCGTGCTCGCGGTCATGCCGTGGAATTTTCCGTTCTGGCAGGTGTTCCGCTTTGCCGCGCCGGCGCTCATGGCCGGCAATGTCGCGGTGCTCAAACATGCCTCCAACGTGCCGCGCTGCGCGCTCGCCATCGCAGACGTGCTGCGCCGCGCCGGCTTCGACTGCGACGAATTCCAAACGCTGCTCATCGCGTCCTCGCGCGTCGGCGATGTCATCCGTGATCCGCGCATCGCCGCCGTCACGCTCACCGGCAGCGAGCAGGCGGGCAGTGAAGTCGCCAGCGTCGCCGGAAAGATGATCAAGAAGACGGTGCTCGAATTGGGCGGCAGCGATCCCTTCATCGTGATGCCGTCGGCCGATCTCGACAAAGCAGCGAAAGTCGCCGTCAAGGCGCGCATGGTGAACAACGGCGAATCCTGCATCGCGGCCAAGCGCTTCATCGTGCATCGGGACATCGCCGCCGAATTCGAGCACCGCTTCGTCGCCGGGATGCAAGCGCTCGTGATCGGCGACCCGATGGATCCCAAAACCGACGTCGGTCCGCTCGCGACGCCGAAAATCCGCGACGATGTCGCGATGCAAGTGGACCGGAGCGTCGCCGCCGGCGCACGCCTAGTCATGGGCGGCAAACGCATTGATGGGCCCGGCAATTACTATGCGCCCACCGTGCTGGCCGACATTCCGCGCGACGCGCCTGCGTATCGCGAAGAGGTGTTCGGCCCCGTCGCGTCGCTCTTTCGCGTCGAGAGCGCGCGCGACGCGATCACGCTCGCCAACGACACCACCTTCGGACTCGGCGCATCCGTCTGGACACGCGACTCCGCCGAGCGCGATGCATTCGTGCGCGACGTGCAAAGTGGAGCAGTGTTCGTGAATGCTCAGGTCGTTTCGGACCCGCGGCTGCCGTTCGGTGGCGTAAAACGTTCCGGCTACGGGCGCGAGTTATCGCGCGACGGCATTCGAGAA harbors:
- the ffh gene encoding signal recognition particle protein, producing the protein MFDELSDKLDAVFTRLRGRGVLSEADIKEGLREIRRVLLEADVNFQLTREFLERVEQKAVGVSALRTVSPGQQLVKIVHDELTAMLGEQREGLRMSTVPPTVVLMVGLQGSGKTTTAAKLARRLAGEGRPTRLVAADVYRPAAIDQLETLAAQIGAPVTVDRSTNDVVKIAKKGVDDARRARERVVIIDTAGRLQIDDDMMRELSRLKDALHPDEILLVADGMTGQDAVRIAKGFNDTLGITGVVLTKMDGDARGGAALSIFGVIKKPIKFIGLGEKTDALEDFYPDRMAGRILQMGDIVTFVEKAQESFDAEEAKRLEKKVRREGFDLEDFLASMKQIQRLGPLEGLLKLLPGVNAKMLKQAKLDPKRLKHAEAIVLSMTKAERKTPGIINGSRRARIAKGAGRPISEVNRLLDQFRDMQKAMKRMQKEGRPPGMAFGR
- the rpsP gene encoding 30S ribosomal protein S16; this encodes MAVRIRLRRVGRKKQPVYRIVVTDSRSPRDGRFIEMIGSYNPRQSESPLQLQTERADYWLGVGALPSDTVRSLLRKAGLLKARHEKRVAARRQGSAVPVPETE
- the rimM gene encoding ribosome maturation factor RimM (Essential for efficient processing of 16S rRNA), coding for MGAPAPELLVVGRLRKAHGIRGALVVEPMTDAPDAVFAAGRRLVVGTPNGDPDPAGRTLTVHTVRPQPDGSLIVQFDGIADRSEAERWRDRYLLADARDLEPPGAGQVYVHELPGMRVELPSGESLGTVAGVLELPQGLALEITDGARSALLPFHAEFVRHVDRAARRIVAVPPTGLFE
- the trmD gene encoding tRNA (guanosine(37)-N1)-methyltransferase TrmD — protein: MTLQVNIVTIFPEFFAAPLGLSIPARAAAAGAAAYRLIDLRDFTHDRHRTVDDYPFGGGPGMVMKPEPFFEAVESLDATGPVVLVSARGRAFTHADAVRYAAGDTLTILCGHYKDVDQRVADHLATEEISIGDYVLSGGEPAALVIVDATVRLLEGAMSDMDSARTDSHWTGGLSAPSYTRPAIFRGFAVPDVLMSGDHKRIEAWRRHASERLTRDRLAGSETAGTPHADDPPQP
- a CDS encoding NAD-dependent succinate-semialdehyde dehydrogenase — its product is MKSINPATGQTLDEFDELTDAELDACLERAARAFEHHRLTSFAERARRMTRAAEILESEKNDLGAVMTLEMGKPLRSAAEEAAKCAWVCRHYAEHAQALLADEDVKTEASRSYIACQPLGAVLAVMPWNFPFWQVFRFAAPALMAGNVAVLKHASNVPRCALAIADVLRRAGFDCDEFQTLLIASSRVGDVIRDPRIAAVTLTGSEQAGSEVASVAGKMIKKTVLELGGSDPFIVMPSADLDKAAKVAVKARMVNNGESCIAAKRFIVHRDIAAEFEHRFVAGMQALVIGDPMDPKTDVGPLATPKIRDDVAMQVDRSVAAGARLVMGGKRIDGPGNYYAPTVLADIPRDAPAYREEVFGPVASLFRVESARDAITLANDTTFGLGASVWTRDSAERDAFVRDVQSGAVFVNAQVVSDPRLPFGGVKRSGYGRELSRDGIREFVNVKTILIAE